In Clostridia bacterium, the genomic window CCGTAGTAGCAGAGACCCGCCGCGTCCGTCGGCGTTTCCGACATCACGCCGAAGACGCCGCATTCCTCATGTACGCCCATCATTCGCCCTTTCCGGAATGCTTGAACGCCGCGCCGATGAAGCCGAGGAAAAGCGGGTGCGGCTTGTTCGGGCGGGATTTGAACTCCGGGTGGTACTGAACGCCGACGTAGAACGGGCGTTCGGTCAGCTCTACCGTTTCGACGAGAAGTCCGTCCGGCGACGTGCCGCTGAGCGTCAGCCCGCATTCGCTCAAAACGCCGCGGTAGTCGTTGTTGAACTCGTAGCGGTGGCGGTGGCGTTCGCTGATGCGCGGCGTTCCGTAGCAGCGTTCCATGGTCGTGCCCGGGGCGATATCGCACGGGTACGCGCCGAGCCGGAGTGTGCCGCCCTTGTCGACCTCGTCGCTTTGGCCGGGCATGAAGTCGATCACTTTATGGGCGCAGTTCTCGTCGAACTCGCCGGAGTTCGCGTCCGCGATGCCGGCGACGTTTCTGGCGTATTCGATGACCGCGATCTGCATACCGAGGCAGATGCCGAAATAAGGCAGCCGCTTCTCGCGCGCGTACTCCGCGGCGGTTATCATTCCTTCGACGCCGCGGCCGCCGAAGCCGCCGGGCACGATTATTCCGTCGAGGCCGGCGAAGGTCTCTTCCGCGTTCTCCTCGGTGACGGCTTCGGAATCTATCCAGTGTATCTTTATGTGAGTGTTGTAGTAGTAGCCCGCGTGGCGCATCGCCTCGGCGACGGAAAGATACGCGTCATGAAGCGCGACGTATTTGCCGACCAGCCCGATATGCACCGTGTAGGGCCTCGCTTTTATCCGCGCCACCATCTCCGACCAGTCGGCAAGATCCGGCTCGCCCGCGTTCAGCCCGAGCTCGCGGCAGACGACCGCGGAGAAGCCCGACTTCTCAAGCATCAGCGGCGCTTCGTAAAGATTCGGCAGCGTGATGTTCTCTATAACGCAGTCCTTCTTGACGTTGCAGAAGAGCGATATCTTATCGAATATGCTCTCTTCGAGCGGCTCGTCGCAGCGCAGGATGATTATGTTCGGATTGACGCCCATCCCCTGCAGCTCCTTGACGGAGTGCTGGGTCGGCTTCGTCTTGTGCTCCTCCGAGCCGTGCAGGTACGGAACGAGCGTGACGTGTATGAAAAGGCTGTTTTCGCGCCCGACCTCGAGCGAGATCTGCCTCGCCGCCTCGATGAACGGCTGGGATTCGATATCGCCGATCGTGCCGCCTATCTCGGTGATGACGACGTCTGCGTCGGAGTGCTTGCCGACGTTGTAGACGAACTCCTTTATCTCGTTTGTGATATGCGGGATGACCTGAACGGTCGAGCCGAGGTATTCGCCGCGGCGCTCCTTGTTCAGCACGTTCCAGTAGACCTTGCCGGTGGTAAGGTTGGAATACTTGTTAAGATCCTCGTCTATGAAGCGCTCGTAATGACCGAGGTCGAGGTCGGTCTCCGCGCCGTCGTCGGTGACGTAGACCTCGCCGTGCTGATACGGGCTCATCGTGCCCGGATCGACGTTGATGTACGGATCGAGCTTCTGCGCCGCGACCTTCAGCCCGCGCGCTTTCAGCAGTCTGCCGAGCGAAGCGGCGGTAATTCCCTTGCCGAGTCCGGAAACGACTCCGCCCGTTACGAAAATATACTTTGTCATACCGATTCCTCCCTGTTCAGGTCTTTTCACGCCTATTCCCATTCCACCGTCGCCGGCGGCTTTGAAGTTATATCGTAGACCACGCGGTTTATCGTTCCGACCTCGTTGGTTATGCGGCGGGAGGCGGCTTCGAGAACGCCGTAAGGCACCCTCGCCCAGTCGGCGGTCATAAAGTCGTCCGTGGTAACGGCGCGTAGCGCGACGGTATGACCGTAGGTGCGCGCGTCGCCCATAACGCCGACGCTCTGCGTATCGGTCAGCACGGCGAAATACTGGCTCGCCTTCACGCCCGCCGCCTCGAGCTCTTCTCTGAATATCGCGTCGGCGGCGCGGAGGGTATCCGCCTTCTCCTTCGTGATATCGCCGATGATGCGCACCGCGAGCCCGGGACCGGGGAACGGCTGGCGCATTACCAGCTTTTCGGGTATGCCGAGCTTCAGCCCGACCTCCCGCACCTCGTCTTTGAAAAGTTCCTTCAGCGGCTCGACTATGCCCTCGAAGTCCATCACCGACGGCAGTCCGCCGACGTTGTGGTGGCTCTTTATCGCGGACGCGTCGCCCTTGCCGCTCTCGACTATATCGGGATAGATAGTGCCCTGAACGAGATAATCCGTTTTCCCGAGCGCTCTGCTCTCGTCCTCAAAGACGCGTATGAACTCCTCGCCGATTATCCTGCGCTTCTTTTCCGGTTCGCGCACGCCCTTGAGTTTGGCGAGGAATCTCTCTTCCGCGTTCACGCGCACGAGCTTCATATTGAACTGCTCTCTGAAAACGCGCTCGACGTCGTCGCCTTCGTCCTTGCGCAGCAGCCCGTGGTCGACGAAAACGCAGGTCAGCGCGTCCCCGACGGCGCGGTGCATCAGTACCGCAGCGACGGAGGAATCCACCCCGCCGGAAAGCGCGCACAGGATCTTTTTGCCCTTAAGCTCTTCCCTGTACTTCCCGACCGTCTTCTCGATGAAATCGTCCATCTTCCAGTCGCCCGCGCAGCCGCAGACGCCGAAGAGGAAATTGCGCAGTATCAGCTTCCCGTATTCCGTGTGCGTCACCTCGGGGTGAAACTGCACGCCGTATATGCGGCGGCTTTCGTCAGCCATCGCCGCGCAGGGACAGCCGTCCGTTTCCGCGGTCACCTCAAAGCCCGCGGGCGTCTTCGAAACGTAATCGGTGTGGCTCATCCAGCAGACGCTCTTCCCGGGAACGCCCTCGAAAAGCGGGCTCGCGCCGAAACGCACCTCCGTCTTGCCGTATTCGCTCGCGCTCCGCGCGGACTCGACGGTTCCGCCCGCCATATACGCGATAAGCTGGTGGCCGTAGCAGATGCCGAGCACGGGAATGCCGAGCGACAGTATATCCACGTCGTAACGCGGAGAGTCTTCGCCGCAGACGCTGTTCGGTCCGCCGGTGAAGATCACTCCCTTGTATCCCGCCTCTTTGATCTCCTCAAGAGTTATTTTGTTATATGGTCTGATCTCGGCGAAGACGCCGTTTTCGCGCACGCGGCGCGCTATCAGCAGGTCGTACTGACCGCCGAAATCGAGAACGAGGATCTTTTCCATCGGCGCAAAATCTCCTAACGGGTTTGTTTTTATTTTCCGCTTTCGCCGTAGTTTGAAAGCACGCGCGCGGAGGGATCGTCGACGTCGCAGCCCTCCCACGATTTGTTGGGCATCCAGAAATCAGCTATCATCTCCGACTGCCCGGGGTAATACTTCTCGAATATCTCGCGGTAGAGCAGAGACTCCTTCGTAAATGGGCGCGCGTGGCCGTACTTCACGCGCCTGCTCTCGAACTCCGCGTCGGTGTATACGCTCTCCGCGTACTCCTTCAGGTAGTCGACCATCGAATGCCCGACCGCGTCGGAGAACGCCGCCTTCTCGCGCCAGAGGATGCCGTCCGGCAGATAGCCGAAGCCCTCGAAGGCGTGGCGGAGCAGGTATTTGCCCTTGCCGTATACGTTCATTTTTATCCCGGGGTCGAGCTCCATGACGTACTTGACGAAATCGAGGTCGCCGAAGGGTACGCGCGCCTCGAGTGAGTTGACGGAGATGCAGCGGTCGGCGCGGAGCACGTCGTACATATGCAGCTCGCGCACGCGCTTCTCCGCTTCCCGCTGGAACTCCGCGGCGTTCGGCGCGAAATCGGTGTATTTATACCCGAAAAGCTCGTCCGATATTTCGCCGGTCAGAAGCACGCGGATATCAGTCTTCTCGTGTATCGCCTTGCATACGAGGTACATTCCCATACTCGCGCGGACGGTGGTTATGTCGTAGGTGCCGAGCAGGCGGACGACGTCCTCGAGCGAGGCGACGACCTCCTCCGGAGTCATATAGACCTCCGTGTGCTCCGCGCCGATATAGTCGGCGGCCTGACGGGCGTATTTCAGGTCGATCGCGTCCCCGCTCATGCCGATGGCGAAGGTGCGGATCGGTTTTTCGCTCTTCTTCGCCGCGATGGCGCAGACGAGTGAGGAATCGAGCCCGCCCGAAAGCAGGAAGCCGACCTTCGCGTCGGCGACGAGGCGCTTCTCGACGCCGGCGACGAGCTTTTCGCGAATGTTGCGGCAGGCGGTCTCGAGCCCGTCTTCGCAGACGGCGTCCACCTTCGCGATATCGCGGTAGCAGACGAATTCGCCGTCTTTGTAATAGTGCCCCGGAGGGAACGGCATTATCTTATCCGCGAGGCCGACGAGGTTTTTCGCCTCGCTCGCGAACATAATTACGCCGTTTTTGTCGCGGCCGTAATACAGCGGGCGTATGCCTATTGGATCGCGCGCGGCGATATATTCGTCCGTCCTGCCGTCGTAGATAACGCAGGCGAACTCCGCGTCGAGCATCCCGAACATATCCGTTCCGTACTCGAAGTACATAGGGAGCAGTATCTCGCAATCGCTGCCGCTCTTAAACGTATAGCCCTTTTCAATAAGGCGGGCGCGCTCCGCTTCGAAGCCGTAAAGCTCTCCGTTGCACACGGCGCAGCAGCCGTTCAGCGTGAACGGCTGCATGCCGGAGGGCGTGAGCCCCATTATGGACAGTCTGTGAAAAGCGAGCAGACCTTCGCCCGTATTTGTCACGCGGCTCTCGTCAGGCCCGCGCGAAACCGTGCGCGAGAAGCCCTCGATGAACGCGCCGACGTCGGCGACGGGTCCGCAGTAACCGAAAATCGAACACATATCGCTTTACCTACTCCACGTCCTGAAGGGCGTCGTAGCCCTCCTCGCCCGTACGAACCTTTACGACGTTCTCGACGTCGTAGACGAATATCTTGCCGTCGCCGATGTGGCCGGTGTATAGCACCTTTTTCGCCGTTTCGATGACGGTGCGCACAGGCACCTTGCTGACGACTATGTCGACCTGTATCTTCGGGAGCAGGTTGGCCTCGACGGGTACGCCGCGGTAGTATTCCGGCTGTCCCTTCTGGACGCCGCAACCGAGGACGTGTGAAACCGTCATGCCGGTTATGCCTATCTCCATCATCGCGTTTTTAAGCGCCTCGAACCGCGGCTCCTTGCAGACGATCTCGACCTTCGTGAACTTCGGACCGTCGCTTGCGACCGCGGGCACCTTCCTGACCGGCACCGCTTCCGCGACCGGCGTTTCGCCGCTCACCGCGACGGCGCCTTCAAAGCCGTAATCCAGACTCTCGACCGCGGGCACGAAGTCGGCGTACGCGCTCGGCAGGCCGTGCTCGGTCTTGTCGAGCCCCTTCATCTCCTCTTCCGCGGAGACGCGCAGACCGACGGTCTTTTTCAGCGCGAAGAAGGTCGCGGTCATCATGACGGCGGTCCACGCGAGGATGGCGGTTATGCCGACGCACTGCACGCCGAGCAGTCTGAAGCTGCCGGTATAGAACAGCCCTTCCAGCCCGGCGGGCGCGGAGGGATTAGCGAGCAGGCCGACGGCTATCGTGCCCCATACGCCGTTCGCGAGATGCACGCCGACCGCGCCGACGGGGTCGTCGATATGCAGCTTTATGTCGAGGAACTCGACGACGAAGACGACGAGGAATCCCGAAACGACGCCGACGACGACCGAGCCGAACGCGTCGAGCGCGTCGCATCCGGCGGTTATTCCAACGAGGCCGGCGAGGGACGCGTTGATGCACATGGAAACGTCCGGCTTGCCGTTTTTCAGCCATGTGAATATCATCGTTACGCAGGTCGCGACCGCGGGCGCTATCGTGGTAGTGACGAAGATGGAGGCGAGGGATTCGTTATCCCACGCCGCCGCGCCGTTGAAGCCGTACCAGCCGAACCAGAGGATGAAGCAGCCGAGCGCGCCGAGCGTTATCGAGTGGCCGGGGATCGCGTTGACCTTGCCGACTTTCCCCGCCTTGTCTTTGATATACTTGCCGAGGCGCGGGCCGACCATTATCGCGCCGATGAGCGCGGTTATGCCGCCGACGGAGTGGATCGCCGCCGAGCCGGCGAAATCGTGGAAGCCGAGTTTCGCGAGCCAGCCGTTGGCGTTCCATACCCAGCCCGCCTCGATGGGATAGACGAAAAGCGAGATGACGCCGGAGTAGATGCAGTAGGAAAGGAACTTCGTCCTTTCCGCCATCGCGCCGGAAACTATCGTTGCCGCGGTCGCGCAGAAGACGAGGTTGAATACGAACACCGGCGCGTTGCCGCCTTTCAGAAATCCGCCGAAATCGGTCAGTATGTCCAGATTCGGCACTCCGATAAAGCCCAGCACGTAGTCCTCCGCCATCATAAGCGAAAAACCGAGGAGCACGAACACCACCGTGCCGATGCAGAAATCCATCAGGTTCTTCATTATGATATTGCCGGCGTTCTTCGCGCGGGTAAAGCCGGTTTCGACCATCGCGAAGCCCGCCTGCATAAAGAACACGAGCGCCGCGCCGATGAGGAACCACACGCCGAACACTTCGCCGGACGCGGTATCCTGTATCAATTTCGTTACTTCTTCAGTCAACATTGGTATCACCTCTGTGAATAATATGAATGCGGTTTATCTGACGCTGAACAGTATGTCGGCGTAGGTCGGGAACGGCCAGTAGGATCTCGCGGTCAGCGTTTCCGCTTCGTCGCAGGCGACGCGCAGCTCGCACATCTTCGGCAGCAC contains:
- a CDS encoding CTP synthase codes for the protein MTKYIFVTGGVVSGLGKGITAASLGRLLKARGLKVAAQKLDPYINVDPGTMSPYQHGEVYVTDDGAETDLDLGHYERFIDEDLNKYSNLTTGKVYWNVLNKERRGEYLGSTVQVIPHITNEIKEFVYNVGKHSDADVVITEIGGTIGDIESQPFIEAARQISLEVGRENSLFIHVTLVPYLHGSEEHKTKPTQHSVKELQGMGVNPNIIILRCDEPLEESIFDKISLFCNVKKDCVIENITLPNLYEAPLMLEKSGFSAVVCRELGLNAGEPDLADWSEMVARIKARPYTVHIGLVGKYVALHDAYLSVAEAMRHAGYYYNTHIKIHWIDSEAVTEENAEETFAGLDGIIVPGGFGGRGVEGMITAAEYAREKRLPYFGICLGMQIAVIEYARNVAGIADANSGEFDENCAHKVIDFMPGQSDEVDKGGTLRLGAYPCDIAPGTTMERCYGTPRISERHRHRYEFNNDYRGVLSECGLTLSGTSPDGLLVETVELTERPFYVGVQYHPEFKSRPNKPHPLFLGFIGAAFKHSGKGE
- the guaA gene encoding glutamine-hydrolyzing GMP synthase, yielding MEKILVLDFGGQYDLLIARRVRENGVFAEIRPYNKITLEEIKEAGYKGVIFTGGPNSVCGEDSPRYDVDILSLGIPVLGICYGHQLIAYMAGGTVESARSASEYGKTEVRFGASPLFEGVPGKSVCWMSHTDYVSKTPAGFEVTAETDGCPCAAMADESRRIYGVQFHPEVTHTEYGKLILRNFLFGVCGCAGDWKMDDFIEKTVGKYREELKGKKILCALSGGVDSSVAAVLMHRAVGDALTCVFVDHGLLRKDEGDDVERVFREQFNMKLVRVNAEERFLAKLKGVREPEKKRRIIGEEFIRVFEDESRALGKTDYLVQGTIYPDIVESGKGDASAIKSHHNVGGLPSVMDFEGIVEPLKELFKDEVREVGLKLGIPEKLVMRQPFPGPGLAVRIIGDITKEKADTLRAADAIFREELEAAGVKASQYFAVLTDTQSVGVMGDARTYGHTVALRAVTTDDFMTADWARVPYGVLEAASRRITNEVGTINRVVYDITSKPPATVEWE
- the asnB gene encoding asparagine synthase B, with product MCSIFGYCGPVADVGAFIEGFSRTVSRGPDESRVTNTGEGLLAFHRLSIMGLTPSGMQPFTLNGCCAVCNGELYGFEAERARLIEKGYTFKSGSDCEILLPMYFEYGTDMFGMLDAEFACVIYDGRTDEYIAARDPIGIRPLYYGRDKNGVIMFASEAKNLVGLADKIMPFPPGHYYKDGEFVCYRDIAKVDAVCEDGLETACRNIREKLVAGVEKRLVADAKVGFLLSGGLDSSLVCAIAAKKSEKPIRTFAIGMSGDAIDLKYARQAADYIGAEHTEVYMTPEEVVASLEDVVRLLGTYDITTVRASMGMYLVCKAIHEKTDIRVLLTGEISDELFGYKYTDFAPNAAEFQREAEKRVRELHMYDVLRADRCISVNSLEARVPFGDLDFVKYVMELDPGIKMNVYGKGKYLLRHAFEGFGYLPDGILWREKAAFSDAVGHSMVDYLKEYAESVYTDAEFESRRVKYGHARPFTKESLLYREIFEKYYPGQSEMIADFWMPNKSWEGCDVDDPSARVLSNYGESGK
- the amt gene encoding ammonium transporter encodes the protein MLTEEVTKLIQDTASGEVFGVWFLIGAALVFFMQAGFAMVETGFTRAKNAGNIIMKNLMDFCIGTVVFVLLGFSLMMAEDYVLGFIGVPNLDILTDFGGFLKGGNAPVFVFNLVFCATAATIVSGAMAERTKFLSYCIYSGVISLFVYPIEAGWVWNANGWLAKLGFHDFAGSAAIHSVGGITALIGAIMVGPRLGKYIKDKAGKVGKVNAIPGHSITLGALGCFILWFGWYGFNGAAAWDNESLASIFVTTTIAPAVATCVTMIFTWLKNGKPDVSMCINASLAGLVGITAGCDALDAFGSVVVGVVSGFLVVFVVEFLDIKLHIDDPVGAVGVHLANGVWGTIAVGLLANPSAPAGLEGLFYTGSFRLLGVQCVGITAILAWTAVMMTATFFALKKTVGLRVSAEEEMKGLDKTEHGLPSAYADFVPAVESLDYGFEGAVAVSGETPVAEAVPVRKVPAVASDGPKFTKVEIVCKEPRFEALKNAMMEIGITGMTVSHVLGCGVQKGQPEYYRGVPVEANLLPKIQVDIVVSKVPVRTVIETAKKVLYTGHIGDGKIFVYDVENVVKVRTGEEGYDALQDVE